A single Bacillus sp. OxB-1 DNA region contains:
- a CDS encoding restriction endonuclease subunit S codes for MNISKYQNKNNLLALNSMEWSFQPFENLLQDSTRYLNKIPGKSYLEEANFPIIDQGKARIAGYSNLENPFAEESIIFGDHTRVLKYIDFPFHIGADGVKVLLNKRKDIALTKYIYYYLSSIEIPDTGYNRHFKFLKEIIIPLPSLERQKKIVSVLDKVLQIITKRQSQITALDELAQSVFLEMFGDPVENPKKYPWANLGFIGEWKSGGTPKRSVIEYFTGDIPWLSSGELEQLFTYDSEEHITEEAIKNSAAKMIEVNSLLLGMYDTAALKSTILKTPCTCNQAIAFSKIDETKASTLFVYTYIQIAKEYLKRQQRGVRQKNLNLNMIRELKIFLPPLQSQYLFENRRLEIENQKEKLQSSLKKLENLHNTLLQKAFKGELFNEEALENIK; via the coding sequence ATGAACATAAGTAAATATCAAAATAAGAATAATCTCCTTGCCCTCAATTCAATGGAGTGGTCATTCCAGCCTTTTGAAAACCTGTTGCAAGATAGCACAAGATATCTAAATAAAATTCCGGGGAAAAGTTATTTGGAAGAGGCCAATTTTCCGATTATAGATCAAGGAAAAGCGAGAATAGCAGGTTACAGCAATTTGGAGAATCCTTTCGCTGAGGAATCAATTATTTTTGGTGATCACACGAGAGTATTAAAATATATTGATTTTCCTTTTCATATAGGAGCTGATGGAGTAAAAGTATTACTAAATAAGAGGAAGGATATTGCTTTAACTAAATATATTTACTACTATCTATCTTCAATTGAAATTCCGGATACTGGATACAATCGTCATTTTAAATTTTTAAAAGAGATAATTATTCCTTTGCCGTCACTAGAGAGACAGAAAAAAATAGTAAGTGTGTTAGATAAAGTTCTTCAAATCATTACAAAACGCCAATCTCAAATCACAGCATTGGATGAATTGGCGCAAAGTGTGTTTTTGGAGATGTTTGGAGATCCAGTGGAGAATCCGAAAAAATATCCATGGGCAAATTTAGGGTTTATTGGAGAATGGAAGTCAGGTGGAACCCCAAAGAGGTCCGTTATTGAATACTTTACGGGCGATATACCTTGGTTGTCTTCTGGAGAGCTGGAGCAATTATTTACATACGATAGCGAAGAACATATTACCGAAGAAGCGATAAAAAATTCCGCGGCGAAAATGATAGAAGTGAACTCTTTATTATTGGGCATGTATGATACGGCTGCATTAAAGTCAACTATTTTGAAAACGCCTTGCACCTGTAATCAAGCAATTGCATTTTCAAAAATTGATGAAACCAAAGCATCAACACTATTTGTATATACGTATATACAAATAGCCAAAGAATATTTAAAACGGCAACAAAGAGGGGTTAGGCAGAAAAATTTGAATTTGAATATGATTAGAGAGTTAAAGATTTTCTTGCCTCCATTACAAAGTCAATACTTATTTGAAAATAGACGATTGGAAATTGAGAACCAAAAAGAAAAATTGCAAAGCTCCTTAAAGAAATTAGAAAACTTACACAACACTCTCCTCCAAAAAGCTTTCAAAGGCGAATTATTCAACGAGGAAGCACTAGAAAACATAAAGTAA